One genomic segment of Chitinophaga sancti includes these proteins:
- a CDS encoding MauE/DoxX family redox-associated membrane protein, translating to MPKKRWIELISALLVFLFVYTSISKLLDYSVFSRQLSQSPFITQYSNIIAWALPLGELVIAGLLLVNKTRLQGLYCSFFLLCLFTTYLVAMLRYSPYIPCSCGGVLQHLSWQAHIIFNSAFIIITTIGILLHVKKHL from the coding sequence ATGCCTAAAAAAAGATGGATTGAACTAATATCAGCCCTGCTGGTTTTCCTGTTTGTATATACCAGTATCAGCAAATTGCTGGATTACTCCGTATTTAGCAGACAACTCAGCCAATCTCCCTTCATCACCCAATATTCGAATATTATCGCATGGGCACTGCCCCTGGGAGAACTCGTGATTGCCGGTTTGCTATTGGTCAATAAAACCCGTTTACAGGGCCTATATTGTTCCTTTTTTCTACTCTGCCTGTTCACTACTTACCTGGTCGCCATGCTCAGGTACAGCCCTTATATACCCTGTTCCTGCGGAGGCGTGCTCCAACACCTCTCCTGGCAGGCTCATATCATATTTAATTCAGCATTCATAATCATAACTACCATCGGCATCCTATTGCATGTAAAGAAGCATCTATGA
- a CDS encoding response regulator: MMKTILLIEDNDDIRENTAEILELANYKVITAENGKTGVELALEHQPDLVVCDIMMPVLDGYGVLHLLQKNPDVQDTPFIFLTAKSERGDFRKGMEMGADDYITKPFSGTDLLNAVERRLKKAAVKKLELTSDMEGLQQLLTSATGTNTLQTLMEEGNTDRFKKKQLIYQEGNRPTSLYYIQKGRVKTYKVNNDGKELAANLYSAGDFLGYVALLEGSNYHENAEALDDCELTAIPREDFETLINNNREVAQQFIRLLAKNITEKEQQLLHIAYSSLRKKVAEALLFLKKKYHVTKDQPFSIDISRENLATIAGTATESMIRTLGDFRDEKLLEIKQGVITILNEQKLANLVN; this comes from the coding sequence ATGATGAAAACTATCTTACTTATAGAAGACAACGACGATATTCGGGAGAACACCGCCGAGATCCTTGAGCTTGCCAACTACAAAGTAATTACCGCCGAAAACGGCAAAACCGGCGTAGAACTGGCATTGGAACACCAACCGGACCTGGTGGTTTGTGATATCATGATGCCTGTATTAGACGGATATGGGGTACTGCACCTGCTGCAAAAGAACCCCGACGTACAGGATACCCCCTTTATTTTTCTCACCGCCAAAAGTGAACGTGGAGATTTCCGGAAAGGCATGGAAATGGGTGCGGACGATTATATCACCAAGCCATTCAGTGGCACCGACCTGCTGAATGCAGTGGAGAGAAGGCTTAAAAAAGCCGCTGTTAAGAAATTGGAACTTACGTCAGATATGGAAGGATTACAACAACTATTGACGAGTGCAACCGGGACGAACACACTTCAAACCCTCATGGAAGAAGGTAATACCGACCGGTTCAAAAAGAAACAACTCATTTACCAGGAAGGCAACCGCCCTACCAGCCTGTATTACATACAGAAAGGAAGAGTAAAAACCTACAAGGTGAATAATGACGGTAAAGAACTGGCAGCTAACCTCTATAGCGCCGGCGATTTCCTCGGCTATGTAGCCCTCCTGGAAGGCAGTAACTATCACGAAAATGCAGAAGCACTGGACGATTGTGAACTGACCGCCATCCCCAGAGAAGACTTTGAGACACTCATTAACAATAACAGGGAAGTGGCCCAGCAATTTATACGCCTACTGGCCAAAAACATCACAGAAAAGGAACAACAACTGCTCCACATCGCTTACAGCTCCCTGCGTAAGAAAGTGGCCGAAGCCCTCCTTTTCCTGAAAAAGAAATACCATGTAACCAAGGATCAGCCATTCTCGATCGACATCTCCAGAGAAAATCTGGCGACTATCGCAGGTACAGCTACCGAATCCATGATCAGGACACTGGGTGATTTCAGAGATGAAAAGTTGCTGGAGATTAAACAAGGGGTTATCACGATCCTGAATGAACAAAAGCTGGCGAACCTCGTAAACTAA
- a CDS encoding PAS domain-containing sensor histidine kinase, with amino-acid sequence MLYGNNLYKKEYDKELQRFEALFNFASIGILVTNRQGEIVLINDFALEQFGYQREELIGQTIERLLPMRFRPKHEEFRDSFSSQPQSRPMGIGMDLFALKKDGSEFSVEVSLSQYQHEEGSFVISYINNITERKKAEEKLEKMHNELEQKIAERTQQLTHALEQLELSKQEVMIALNKEKELSELKSRFVSMASHEFRTPLSTILSSAFLVNQYINTEDQPKRSKHIQRIISSVTLLTEVLNDFLSVGKIEEGGVTVRSNTFDMQLHTTAIIQEMQDLVQEGQKIEYEHKGPSKVKLDPSLIKHILLNLLGNAIKFSGKYGVIRVSTLQKGHIIKLEVSDSGIGISEEDQQHLFERFFRGTNVSNIQGTGLGLHIVSKYAELMNGKITCKSELNKGTTFTVTFLQS; translated from the coding sequence ATGCTCTACGGTAACAACCTGTATAAAAAGGAATACGATAAAGAATTACAACGCTTTGAAGCGCTGTTCAATTTTGCCAGCATTGGCATACTGGTGACCAACCGGCAGGGTGAGATCGTGCTAATAAACGACTTCGCACTGGAACAATTTGGTTATCAAAGAGAAGAGCTCATTGGCCAGACCATTGAGCGCCTCCTGCCCATGCGCTTCCGGCCTAAACACGAAGAATTTCGCGACAGCTTCAGTAGCCAACCCCAAAGCCGCCCTATGGGTATCGGCATGGATCTTTTTGCACTCAAAAAAGATGGCTCTGAATTCTCCGTTGAGGTCAGCCTCAGTCAATACCAACATGAAGAAGGCTCTTTCGTTATCTCCTATATCAATAATATCACTGAAAGGAAAAAGGCGGAAGAAAAGCTCGAAAAAATGCATAACGAGCTGGAACAGAAGATCGCTGAGCGTACCCAGCAGCTCACACATGCCCTGGAACAACTGGAACTTTCCAAACAGGAAGTGATGATCGCGCTGAACAAAGAAAAAGAACTGAGTGAACTGAAAAGCCGCTTCGTTTCCATGGCCTCCCATGAGTTCAGGACCCCCCTGAGCACCATTCTTTCCTCTGCTTTCCTAGTTAATCAATATATAAATACAGAAGACCAACCTAAAAGAAGTAAACATATACAACGAATCATCTCTTCCGTGACCCTGCTCACCGAAGTATTGAATGATTTCCTGTCTGTCGGAAAAATTGAAGAAGGAGGTGTAACAGTCAGAAGCAACACCTTCGATATGCAGCTACACACCACTGCCATTATCCAGGAAATGCAGGATCTCGTACAGGAAGGCCAGAAGATCGAATATGAACACAAAGGCCCTTCCAAAGTAAAACTGGATCCTTCGCTGATCAAACATATCCTGCTCAATTTATTGGGCAATGCGATCAAATTCTCCGGAAAATATGGAGTGATACGCGTGAGCACCCTTCAGAAAGGACATATTATCAAACTCGAAGTAAGCGATTCCGGTATAGGTATCTCCGAAGAGGACCAACAGCATTTGTTTGAGCGGTTTTTCAGGGGCACCAATGTCAGCAATATACAGGGGACGGGATTGGGGCTGCACATTGTAAGTAAATACGCAGAACTGATGAACGGAAAGATCACATGTAAGAGTGAATTAAATAAAGGTACTACCTTTACTGTGACCTTTCTGCAATCTTAA
- a CDS encoding alpha/beta hydrolase, translating to MKTIRLLVIVLAISMHAIAQDKDIIHIWPGDVPGETAPKHPAKTTPDTSNHVVRLTDVTDPTLQVFHPAKPNGAAVIVCPGGGYKILAINHEGYEIAKWLNTLGFTAFVLQYRVPDKEQGALQDAQRAIRLVKSRAAEYKINPDKVGILGFSAGGSLSARISTLYEADSYKKIDAADNQSAKPAFSVLIYPAYLDKGENRSLTPELKVNTNTPPMFLFATADDPYGNSALVMAGALRDAKVPVELHFLPKGGHGYGLRKGNLAGETWPSLAAKWLAPYGR from the coding sequence ATGAAAACTATCAGACTACTCGTCATAGTATTAGCTATTAGTATGCATGCAATTGCCCAGGATAAAGACATTATTCATATATGGCCTGGCGATGTTCCCGGAGAAACTGCTCCGAAACACCCCGCTAAAACCACTCCGGACACTTCCAACCATGTAGTCCGTCTCACCGACGTGACCGACCCTACCCTCCAGGTATTCCACCCTGCCAAACCCAATGGTGCAGCAGTAATCGTATGCCCCGGTGGTGGTTATAAAATACTCGCTATCAACCACGAAGGTTATGAAATCGCCAAATGGCTCAATACCCTTGGTTTCACCGCTTTCGTACTGCAATACCGTGTACCTGACAAAGAACAAGGCGCCTTACAGGATGCACAACGTGCCATCCGCCTCGTAAAAAGCAGGGCAGCGGAGTATAAGATCAATCCTGACAAAGTAGGTATACTGGGCTTCTCCGCCGGCGGTAGTCTCAGTGCACGCATCAGTACACTTTATGAAGCAGACAGTTACAAAAAGATAGATGCGGCAGACAACCAATCTGCCAAACCGGCTTTCAGTGTCCTGATCTACCCTGCTTACCTGGACAAGGGAGAAAACCGCTCCCTTACCCCTGAGCTGAAAGTAAACACCAACACCCCTCCTATGTTCCTCTTCGCCACTGCGGACGATCCTTATGGCAACAGTGCCCTGGTCATGGCAGGCGCCCTCCGGGATGCAAAAGTGCCGGTAGAACTACACTTTTTACCAAAAGGCGGTCATGGATACGGCCTTCGCAAAGGCAACTTGGCAGGCGAAACCTGGCCATCGCTGGCGGCCAAATGGCTTGCTCCCTATGGCCGATGA